The segment GAGAGAGTCAGTCCTTGGCCATCCTGAAAAACCTCTTCAGGATTCACAGAATGCATAGGATATTCTTGAGAGATTTAGAAAAATCtagtggaaaaataaagacGTTAGGAAAAGTAAATGGACATTAAAGATTCAGGACATAGTACATAGGACTTGGCCatgaatatttcatatttgCTCTGCCCTCTGCTAGTATCTGTTCTTCTATTTAAGGCACCCTAAAGCTGAGTACTGCATGTCCACACCTCTAAATAATGCCTAAGAATAACCCCACACTTCAGATCCACACCCTTACCATTCAGAAATATCAGGATTGATGCACCACCCACCCTACAGAGACCACCCAGCATGAATGTGGGACAGAGCATTCCTACAGCTCTGCTCTTTGAGCCTTTTCCTCTCATCTTCCCACAAAAATGATCCATCCATGACACTATCCTGAGAAACACCACAATACTGACCAATTTACCAGAGAAAATGCCACCACAGGGAAGTGTTTCCAAATCCACAGGGATCAAAAAATAACCTACAAGTGTCAccccagcagcctcctggggAACTCTGTGCTTCGCTCTCTGAGCAAAGTCAATGCTTTCATAGAAATCCACCAAACTGCCCCAACAACCTGAACAAAAATGAGATAATGACAGAATTTTACAACTGGGAAACTGTAAGGAACaaggaaaagacattttaaaggaGGTCTAGGAAACACAGTTGTCAGTGCCTGTCAATCACAGGAACACAAATgccctgggttggaagggaacttcaTATTCTTGCTctcaaagaaaaagataatgCTAATAAagtatttccaaataatttgCAATTGTTACATTAGTAATCTTGGCTAGTTGGTCACCAATGACATTAGAGCTAAACAAATTTGTCTTTCAAATCAAAAGCCTTAAAGATTGTTTGGTTAATTTGTGAGTGAGGTCAATCAGAGGATTACAGAATTGATGGCAAACCCATTTTCTCTGTACCTTTACTCATTTTATTCTGAAACAGTCCCATGGAGTACTTGTCTCAAAATACTTGAATCCACTTAATAGATGTTGTAATTTTCTGAGATCGGATTTTGCTCTTCATTCAAGTCTGTTGACTAAAACTGTGCATAATGTGGTGTTTCAACACTGGCTTCCAAGGGAGCAGAATTGGGCCTCCACTCATTCCCACTCAAGGGTTCTTTCCAAGCACATTCCAATTCTTCCACTGCCcaatcaaaacagaaatatttcaagaactggaaaaaatatttccattcacgtcagaattaaaaaataggaatttttgtACAAAGAGCTGTTGTGAGCTACATCCTGGGTCGATTTGCATTTCTTCCATGGAGAAAACCTGTGTCGTACTGTGTACAGCATAAATACATAATTGTGTACAcacaaatacatacatacataaattCACCGAGAACCTCAGCTACAGATTGAAAACCAAGCCTTGGAAAAACTCATAAAATAGGAATatgcagcacacagcagcctgATTTCCCAGTGTCCATAAATCCACGTTGTAAAATCAAGTGCCTTTGGGTGAATGGCAATCCTGGAACAAGTTCACCCTGGAGTGGCTGGAGTGCTGCCAGGAGTCACACCCGTGGTAAAGTAATGTCCTGAGCAATGAACTCCCACTCTTAGGGCCAAATTCTACATGCTGTTCTTCACGTGAACTTTTCTGTTAAACCTCAACCCGAAGCATCGCATCTTCTTCGTGTGCAGTGGGTACTTGAAGCAAGTGGAAGCAGCACAGAGATCACcaagtgctgctggcacaccCAAGTGCTTCAGAAGAACAGCCTCACATTTTGGAGAGACCTTTCCCTCCTGGCGCTCTCAAAGTTCTCACAGAGAACACAAGTTGGACAAACCCGCATATTTCTGGCTTAAAACCAAatcagctgtgctgccacacTCAAAGGTGGCTTTGTCTGGAAAGGTCTCTGACAAAATCTGGAGCTGCCACAGCTTAACTCATGTTCACTGAATCTCCTAAGAAATGAGCTTCTCACTCTCCAATAACACTCTAATCACAGCAGTAGGCAACAGGCTTTCCAAAATTCAGATTATCACTCATACCATAACATTTGACATCTTTCTATCACTGTTGAGACACTCAAGAGATCCATGAAGCCATTTCCAAACAAATTTTTTAACCTAGGGTACAACGTGATAGTGACATCAATGACAACAtccagaaaatacaaaaagcacCAATAATTGAGCACCAGGATCATCCTTTCCATTTCCCTGTGTGCAGTTGTTGGCTGGGACTGGGGCTTACCTGGCCTTGCTGTTCTTTTCCACCTGTAGGAAGAATTTCAATGGTCAGTGAGGGAATAAACCAAACACTTGCTGAAGGTTTTGCTACCAcaggctgagctgctcaggctgACACCAGGTACTTGTACAACCATGaaatcagctaaaaaaaaaatatttatttcacataGCATCCCATCAAACAGCTCTAATGCAACTGCAGATCATTTGACTTTATTTGATTCTTTCCCAGTCGCATTAATGCTACCAATGCTACTGCTGATAAAGACAGAATTATCACTAATACTCCCTATTAATTAGGGGGAACCTGGGTTGGAGCATGCAAAGTGTCACCCAGTGCAGGTCAGAGAGGATGGATccaccttttttccctccagtggGAAAGGAATGTTGCTACCCACTCAGCCTCAGCTCAACacaatgaaaaagcaaaataaaagtaatcAAAACACCCTTTAGACATCACACTTGGACATCGTCAACACTTCCAGAGCAAATCATCCCCAAATCATCTCAGTTCACAAGGGAAAGGAAGTTTCCtacacaagggaaaaaaaaaaaaaaaaaaaactcaacataAGCCAAAAATTATCtcttttaatacaaaattcCATTCTCATAGAACAAATTTATTTCCACTGAATAAATAGATCTCCTCACCGTCCACTGGCGAGATTACTGCCTATAATAAGGATGAAATTCTCTTGCCTTTCTGcagtttaattaaaatataaacattattTGCAACCGGCTTTACTCTATTTGGATACAAGTATGAACACTTGGGGCTTTGAGGACATTGCCAAATGTATACAGCACCACTCTCACTGGGGGTTGTACTTTAACCTGATTTATACAGCTCCACGCATCACTTGCATGTAGGCTTATCAATGTAATTATTACAATTATGATAAGAATGATCTGGCCTTTGCACTCGCATGTTTAATACTCTTAGCACGTGCATGCTCTTCCACTATCTATTAAAAACTCAACGAAACAAACAAATGAGCAAACCCCAACGGGTCAGAgctgaaggcagcagtgaggaaaCACAATCTCAACTCAACAGAGGAAATTGCAATGTGTAATATTTTTACTGATGGCATGGAGGGTGATGCCAGATTTACAGAGGTCCATCTCCAGACACACACGGCTGCTACCAAGGCTGGGGAAACGACACTCCGAGAGAAAAAGCTCACCATGAGCACCCTGCCCGGAGCTGCAAATAGCGACATTGTGGGGAGAACAAGTATTTCTGGGTTTATCTCTGTTAAAACACATTGTGCGAAAAGGAAAGAGGGCAGGTGGTGGGGAGGGTGACCTTGGCAATGTGACACTTTGCCAGGAGGTGACAGAGCCCGGTCCCCTCGGGACAGCGGCAGGAGCGCTCCCAGCAGCACCTTTGGGGGAATAACCTCAATTCGCCTGGAGAAACCACCCTGACGGCTGTTCAGACAAATGATGCTGACGGACACGTTGGGTATTTGTGCACAAGCCCCTCTCTCTGAAGGCCCTCAGGGCAGCGCCCGGGCCACGCGGGCGCCCGGCTCTGGGCGCTGCCCTTggcggccccgcccgccccgggaTAAGGCGCCCGCGGGTACATTCGGCGGGGCGGACGGGGACAGGGAGCGGCTCCAGGCCGGGATCGGGTCCGGGATGGAATCCAGGATCGGGTCCGGGATCAATCCCGGGGTCAATCCCGGGCTCGAGCCCCGGCGCtccggccccgctgccgcctCAGCGCTGGGGCTGTGGCGCCACCTGGCGGCCGCGAGGGGCCGCGCTCCGCGCCCGGCCCGGGACCCGCGGGGACACAAGAgcggcggggacagcgcggggacagagggacagcgcCGGGACAGGGGGACAACGTCGAGACAGGGGGACAGCGCCGGGACAgggggacacctcggggacagGGCGACAGCGCCGGGACAGGGGGACAGCGCCGGGACAGGGGCACAGCGCCGGGGACAAGACACCAACGCGGACAAGATACCAACCGGGACCCGCCCGGGCAGGGAAATCCCATGGTCTTTGGTCTCCCTCCCGTTGCAGCGGGAGGGGGAGAAGGGCGGCTTTGCTTTCCCAGATCGCATCCCCCATTCCAAACTGGAAATGCGGTTTAAATCCCCGCTCCGGGAGGGTGGGAGCTCTCTAAGTGCTCACCCCGCTGCCAGCACCGGCAACATCCCTGCGATGCCTCCCGGTGCCTCCAGCAGGCCGGGAACCAGCGCTCCGGAGGGATGCGCTCCCAATTTTCCCGATATTTTTAACTGTCAGGACAGTGCGGCAGGGATACAGATCGCAAATCGGATTTGTGACAGTCTCGGGTGGTATCTTGGCAAGAGACGCTGTACAGGGTTTTTCCTCTGTTAACATCACAGTGCATTGAACTGTTATTAATAAAATAGCGTTCAAGGTTatgggggaggaaggaaatcTCTGTGGAGGAAGCTGAAGTTTCAGGTTCAAGCTTTGTattcctatatatatatatatatttgggggtgtatatatatatatatatatatatgcaatttttttcaaaacgTTTTATTAGGAAAGCTATACCAGACGCATCACTGTACAATGATTTAACATTACCTTTACAATTTATATTCACTTGAAATTACAGAATAAATATATGCACATCGTTGtacctttgtgtgtgtgtgtgcatgtgtgcgTGTATGGGTGGATGAGAGAAAACATTAAAAGTGCTTCCTACAAAGCTGTTAGTGAGAGGTGCCCAttagcttttggtttttttttttcctttttttttttttttccctctgcataTTTGCATGTCGCTTTTATTAGGAAAGTGCGGATGTCCTCCAAAAAACCATGGCGTCATGATGAAGTGTCACTGAGCATCCCCTAGGTGTGTGCGCCACGTGGTGACATCCTTTGGGCTGCTCGGCTCCGGGtggcctcccccagcccccgggACTGCCCCCGGGATTCCCCCCGCGGCCCCCGAGCCcccctggaggggctgggctggcgAGGGGTGCGCGGAGGGTGAGGGTGAGGAGTGTGCGtgcgagggagggagggagacaAGAGTGAGACATTCGAGCAAgaccctcccctcccttccctcttgCAGTTTCCAGGCATGCAGCAAACTGCGCTCGTTTGCTTCTTtgcattattcttttttttctcttttaaataaatgtacaGAATCTGTGCCATGATGGGCAAGAAGAAAGCAGGCCAGAAAATGCCatcttccctccccctcccctccaagGGAAAATATCAAGGAAGTTTACTGCCAAcggaaaaaaagaaaaaaggaaaaagaaaagtgccaacgaacaaaacaaacaacaagaataaagaaaataaaagaaaagggaaaagaaaaaaagagagaaatagaCACACATAGAATTTACTTAATCAGGATCAGTACAAAGATCCCcgataataataataataataatataataataatataccTTTAGACATGGCACAGTCAAAGTCTCAGTTtcagtataaaaaaataatgattgaTTAACATCTGCTGGCAAAAGTCTGCGAAGGCACTTCGTCGATTACTGATCTGAGAAGGGCCCTGCCCCGCAGCGCGCACATCTGGCGGGGCAGAGCGCACAGCTGTATCCTCGGCtcgcgggcggcggggccgggcgggcggcggggcggcggtCAGAACCGGTACGTGGTCTTCTCCAGGACTTCGAGGTAATCCGGCTTGGTTTGGAGTTTGGCCCTTAACTCGAGGTATTCGCTTGTGGGGGTTTGGTGGTCCGGGAAGCCCTTGCCGGCCGCGAAGAGCAGCGTCTCCTTCAGCCTGGCGTCCTGCTGCAGGTCCGGGTATTGCATGCCGGGGGGGTGGACGTGCAGTTCCTTCAGCTTGGGCACGGTGCCGTACAGGCAGTCCACGAACCCCACGGCGCAGGGCGGCGGGCGGTCGCGGTCCCGCGGGgctccccccgccgccgccgccgccgccccgagCGCGCCCGCCGCCAGCCCTCCGCCCgcggggtgctgggggtgcacGGCCACGATGGTGTTGAGCTGCGAGCTGGACACGGCCAGGCTCcactcctgctccttctccagcaaggTGCGGTAGCTGCTGCCCGGCtccggcgcggcggcgggggcggcggggtgGGCGAAGCCGCGCTCGCCGCCGCCCCGCAGCAGCTCGGCCgcctcgccgccgccgccgcccgccgcctcttcctcctcccGCGGCTTGTAGATGGGGTTGTTGCACATCTGGGTCACCGGGTGCGGGATGTAGTCGTAGACGTGGCCCGCCGGGGGCGCCTTCTCCGGGGACCGCTCCCCGGggccccccccgccgccgcccccgccgccgccgccgccgccgccctcgGGGAAGAGCCGCGGGCAGCGCAGCGGCACCGCGCCCAGGTCCGCCGCCTCCGCCCGCGGGCCGCGGAACGGCAGCTTCCGCCGGCGGCGGCGCAGCACGAAGGCGAAGAGCCCGGCGGCCACCAGCACGGCGGAGAAGAAGAGGACGAGGAGGCTGAGGATGAGCACGGAGAGCGGCAcggccgcggccgcggcggccgGGGGCAGCTCGTAGGCGGCCGCGCCGGtggcggccggcggcggcggggcggcggcggggggcgaggcggcggcggcggcggggcgcaGGGCGGCGGGGCACAGCGCGGCCAGCTCCAGCGAGCGCAGGTCGCGGCGGGCCAGCGGCTCGGGGCTGGCGCACAGCACCTCGCCCACCACGCTGACGGAGCTGAGCGCCTCCAGCCACTGCTTCAGCGGCACCAGCTCGCAGGTGCAGTCCCAGGGGTTGAGCTTCAGGTCGATCTGCACGATGGCGTGCAGGTGCTCCAGCACCCCGGCCACCGGCAGCGCCAGGAAGTGGTTGTTGCGCAGGTTGAGGCGCGCCAGGGAGGTGCCGGCGAAGGCGTCGGTGGGCAGCGTGCGGAGCAGGTTGTCGTTGAGGAAGAGGAGCTTCAGGTTGGGCATGAGGCTGAAGGCCGCCGGCTGGATTTCCCTGATCAGGTTGTACTCGAAGTACAGGTAATGCAAACTCTGCAGGCCCCGGAACATGCCCGGGGTGAGCCGCTCGATGTCGTTCCCGTTCAGGTACAGGCTCTTGAGGTTCGGCAGGTTGATGAACGCCCCGTCCTGCACGTAGGAGATCCGGTTGTTCCCCAGGTGTAAGAGATCCAAGGAGGAAAAATTCCAGAAATCGGAGCGGTAGATTTTCTGGATCAAATTCCCGCTCAGGTACAGCTTTTTGGCGTTCAAGGGCCTGGGCAGGAGCTCGGAGATGTTGTGGAATCCCCGCTCCTTGCAGTTGACCGTCAGGCCCAGGTCGTTGATGTGCAAACTGCAAGAGCAGCCGGTGGGGCAGATGATGGGGATGGGGGGCCGGGTCTGGTAGGCAGCCACGGGCGGTTGGTTGGGCCCGGGGTACAGGCCACGGGGGGTCGGGGGAGGCCGGGGCGCCCTGGGCTGCTTGGTGGGCTTGGGCTGCTTGTTGGACGTTTTGTACTCAACAGAGGAAGCGGTGAAATGGAAGGAGGACAGCATGGAGGAAGGCTTCGTAGGCCACGCGTTCTCCTTGCTGGAGGACAGCTGAGGGATGCCCAGGCTGGCTTCCACCTCGGAGTCGGACAGCATGGGGCAGAGCTTACTTCTCTTGATTTCCCGCAGGTCCTTCCCGTGGAAGTGGAAGGGGGTCTCGCAGGTGATGTCCCCCACCAGAGCGGTGTAGGGGATGCGCTCCAGCCAACTCTTGAGCTGCACAATCTCGCACGTACAGTTCCACGGGTTCTCCTCCAGCTGGATCTCCATCAGGCTCCTGCCAATGTGGTCCAACATCCCGCGGTACGAAAGGACTTTGAGGCGGTTCCCCCGCAAGTCCAAGTGGGTTAAGGACACAGACTTAAATAAATTGGTGGGAAGCATGGGGATAAGATTGTCATTTAGGATAAGGACCCTCAATTTACTTAGGTTTCGAAATGCCCCGCTTTCAATCCGTTTAATGACATTGTAATCTGCCTGCAGATATTCCAGACTTTCCAAACCCAGGAAAGTGTCGTTCCTGAAAATGTCCAATTTGTTTTCGTGCAAATACAACCTCTTCAGAACTCGGAGCCCGTTAAAAGCCCCGGTCTGAATGTCCTGCAGTGCATTGTTCCCAAGGTTAATAGATACAGCATTGTTCAAGTGAAGAAAACTGTTGGTGTACAATTTCCTCATGGAATTCCTCTGCAGATAAAGTTTAAAAGGTCTCGACCACGACTCTGTTATCTGACTAATATTTATAAATCCCTTGTTGTCACAATGTATATGGAAAAGGCTTTCCTTCACTTCACAGTAACATGGATCAAAGCAAGGCTCATCCAGTTCCTCCGAGTCCTCTATCAAGGGAATAGGTGTAGTCCATGCTAGAGCAATTGTGCTTAGAAGAATTATCCACAACATCCTTCCTTTATGGAGCGTCTCTGCCGTGGAAGGTTTCATCATTTGTTGATGTTTACCAAACTGCAACGGGAAGAGAAACAcagatttcagcatttctgccctgcccctctccttttcctaaGCCCCTACCTGCTGGACTCATGTCGGGCTCCTGGAAAGTTCAGCAGTTGTTGGGCAGACGTTCCCAACCAACTCCAGGGGTGTCGGCTGGGCGAGCCTTGCCCTGATTTATACTTGAGAGATGTTAGAGGGCTCCATCACGCGATAGCAGCCTGCCTTGCTCCCCTCCCCGTGGTAAATGCCACCTATAAAGAGGACAGCACATGCAGCCCCACACGGCACCACGAGCACACCGAACGTGTTGCGTCTCTCCACGCTTCCCAGGCTTCGGAACTGCCCGGATCTCATCCCCGGGTGCAATTTTAGCCCAGGAGCCATCACAGCCCGCCTCGActccggggggggggggggggaaacacacCGAGTGTGGGCACATTTCTCCAGTGTCGCACCACATCCTTCATCCATGCAAACTCCCCAAAGTTATTGAACCTCCACCCTCAgatctccctccctcccggctCGATAGATTCCACACGCGAGTTCCAGGGAATGTGCGAGCTTTGCTGATGTCCCCGGCAGAACGGTTCCCCTCAGAAATCCCCACAGTATCTTCACTGGAGTAAATGGTTAACGACCCTGATTGGGAAGGAAATCTTCCCCTCGCAAATGCGCCGGTGAATTAATGCAACTGGTATATTATCAGATAAATACACACCACATATTAGTCATTTTAGCTGATTAAAGCATTTAGAGATGATTAATCTTTCTAAAGCACATGCCCATGCGATCAGCAGATCTAAAGGGAAGTGACAGCTGAAGAGGCACCTAGGATTGAAACGCTCAGCCTGCCTTGGATTAGGGCATTTTGTGCCCCCAGGACCAAGCAGGAGACCCGGTTTAAAAGCTGaaagtggaataaaaaaaaataccttgaCACTTACCAGCCGATAAATTCTCTATCCTACTATACACGATTCCGAATGAAGACACCATTCTTCTCCAATCAGATGAAAATAATACTGCCCTAATGAGATGCAGCTCCTTCAACATATGGTTTCACCCTTCCTTTCACCAGATATTTCAAATGTATGGGCACAGGGAAACGCTAAGGATGGGAATAATAGCAGTGGTGATGCAGCCTTCCTTGAATCCCTGAAATGCCCATTAGAATGATTCGGAGCGATCATTGCTTTTAGTCTCAATCTCCCAATAAAAAGGTCCTTCCTCGTGTAAGGACTAGAAAAAATTGCCCCCCATCCGTAAACTTAAGAGCAGAAAGATGCATTTAGGGGAGAGAAATGCCAGAGGAACAGAAATCCTTAGGATCAACTTGCAAATGAAACCCTCCCCTGTGGGAAAGAGGAGATGGTTGAAAGCACGAAAAGAGAAATACCCTCTGCAATTAAAACCAGCATCTAAttggggagaagggagagagacGACAGCTATATTGCATTATCAATCTCTCTGTCTCCTTTGCAAAATATTAGCCACTTaagttctttctcttctgcaagggctgtaataaaaataaaaaaataaataaagaggaTTATTATATCTTCTTTTTGGAAGAGGGGGGTGTCTTTGACCCTAGGCGGAAACAAAAGGATCCAGAAAGGTTGTACTTACCGGTTTGCAGGAGAGATTTTAGCACATcgttaccaaaaaaaaaaagaaaaaaaaaaaaaaaaaaagaaaaaggcaaaagaaaggaaggggggaaaaaaaaagaaagctcgAGTTTAAAGATTGCTGGTTtgtctctgcctctccctctctgtggctctctctccctctctctctactcctgctgaagctgaggcaaaaggaaaaaaaaaagaggaaaaaaaaaaaaaggagagagggaaaaaaaaaaaaaaaaaagaagcaagccTGAAACGTGCTGGGAATGCAATGAGCCCCTCAATGATCCTTTTTaggatgcagagctgc is part of the Vidua chalybeata isolate OUT-0048 chromosome 10, bVidCha1 merged haplotype, whole genome shotgun sequence genome and harbors:
- the SLITRK3 gene encoding SLIT and NTRK-like protein 3 encodes the protein MMKPSTAETLHKGRMLWIILLSTIALAWTTPIPLIEDSEELDEPCFDPCYCEVKESLFHIHCDNKGFINISQITESWSRPFKLYLQRNSMRKLYTNSFLHLNNAVSINLGNNALQDIQTGAFNGLRVLKRLYLHENKLDIFRNDTFLGLESLEYLQADYNVIKRIESGAFRNLSKLRVLILNDNLIPMLPTNLFKSVSLTHLDLRGNRLKVLSYRGMLDHIGRSLMEIQLEENPWNCTCEIVQLKSWLERIPYTALVGDITCETPFHFHGKDLREIKRSKLCPMLSDSEVEASLGIPQLSSSKENAWPTKPSSMLSSFHFTASSVEYKTSNKQPKPTKQPRAPRPPPTPRGLYPGPNQPPVAAYQTRPPIPIICPTGCSCSLHINDLGLTVNCKERGFHNISELLPRPLNAKKLYLSGNLIQKIYRSDFWNFSSLDLLHLGNNRISYVQDGAFINLPNLKSLYLNGNDIERLTPGMFRGLQSLHYLYFEYNLIREIQPAAFSLMPNLKLLFLNDNLLRTLPTDAFAGTSLARLNLRNNHFLALPVAGVLEHLHAIVQIDLKLNPWDCTCELVPLKQWLEALSSVSVVGEVLCASPEPLARRDLRSLELAALCPAALRPAAAAASPPAAAPPPPAATGAAAYELPPAAAAAAVPLSVLILSLLVLFFSAVLVAAGLFAFVLRRRRRKLPFRGPRAEAADLGAVPLRCPRLFPEGGGGGGGGGGGGGGPGERSPEKAPPAGHVYDYIPHPVTQMCNNPIYKPREEEEAAGGGGGEAAELLRGGGERGFAHPAAPAAAPEPGSSYRTLLEKEQEWSLAVSSSQLNTIVAVHPQHPAGGGLAAGALGAAAAAAGGAPRDRDRPPPCAVGFVDCLYGTVPKLKELHVHPPGMQYPDLQQDARLKETLLFAAGKGFPDHQTPTSEYLELRAKLQTKPDYLEVLEKTTYRF